The following coding sequences lie in one Vibrio sp. BS-M-Sm-2 genomic window:
- the htpG gene encoding molecular chaperone HtpG translates to MSETATQNKETRGFQSEVKQLLHLMIHSLYSNKEIFLRELISNASDAADKLRFQALSNGDLYQGDADLGVKLSFNAEANTLTISDNGIGMSRDNVIEHLGTIAKSGTADFFSKLSEDQSKDSQLIGQFGVGFYSAFIVADAVTVRTRAAGLASNEAVQWHSAGEGDYTIEDITKESRGTDIILHMREDGKEFLNEWRLREVIGKYSDHIGIPVSIFTAVKDDEGKDTEEKHWEQINKAQALWTRNKSEIEKEEYQEFYKHVSHDFADPLTWSHNKVEGKNDYTSLLYIPAKAPWDMMNRDHKSGLKLYVQRVFIMDDAEQFMPSYMRFVRGLIDSNDLPLNVSREILQDNKVTQSLRGACTKRVLTMLERMAKNDNEKYLEFWKEFGLVMKEGPAEDMANKEKIASLLRFSSTEVDSAEQTISLASYVERMKEGQDKIYYLTADSYAAAKNSPHLEQFKAKGIEVVLMYDRIDEYVMNYLTDFDGKQFQSITKAGLDLSKFEGEEEKEKQKETEEEFKSVVERTQSYLGGRVKEVRTTFKLATTPAVVVTDDFEMGTQMAKLLEAAGQAAPEVKYIFEINPEHALVKQMADEADEQAFGRWVELLLGQAMLAEKGSMEDPSQFLGAINELLTKR, encoded by the coding sequence ATGAGCGAAACGGCAACGCAAAATAAAGAGACTCGTGGCTTTCAATCTGAAGTAAAACAACTACTTCATCTAATGATTCACTCACTGTATTCAAATAAAGAAATCTTTTTACGTGAGCTGATCTCTAACGCATCTGACGCGGCTGATAAGCTTCGTTTTCAAGCTCTATCGAACGGTGACCTTTACCAAGGTGATGCAGATCTAGGTGTAAAACTTTCATTCAACGCTGAGGCAAATACGTTAACGATTTCTGATAACGGTATCGGTATGAGCCGTGACAACGTTATTGAACATTTAGGCACAATCGCTAAATCAGGCACTGCAGACTTTTTCTCAAAGCTATCTGAAGACCAAAGCAAAGACTCTCAATTGATTGGTCAATTTGGTGTTGGTTTCTACTCTGCATTCATCGTTGCTGACGCGGTAACGGTTCGCACACGTGCCGCAGGTCTTGCAAGCAATGAAGCGGTGCAATGGCACTCTGCTGGTGAAGGCGACTACACAATTGAAGACATCACGAAAGAGTCTCGTGGTACTGACATCATTCTTCATATGCGTGAAGACGGTAAAGAGTTCTTAAATGAATGGCGTCTGCGTGAAGTGATTGGTAAATATTCTGACCACATCGGCATTCCAGTTTCTATCTTCACAGCTGTGAAAGATGATGAAGGTAAAGATACCGAAGAGAAACACTGGGAACAGATCAACAAGGCGCAAGCGCTTTGGACTCGTAACAAGTCTGAGATCGAGAAAGAAGAGTACCAAGAGTTTTACAAGCACGTATCTCACGACTTTGCTGATCCACTAACCTGGAGCCACAACAAAGTTGAAGGTAAGAACGACTACACAAGTTTGCTTTACATCCCAGCAAAAGCGCCTTGGGATATGATGAACCGTGACCACAAGAGCGGTTTAAAACTTTATGTACAGCGTGTATTCATCATGGATGATGCTGAGCAGTTCATGCCATCTTACATGCGTTTTGTGCGAGGCTTGATTGACTCAAACGATCTGCCACTGAACGTGTCTCGTGAAATTCTGCAAGATAACAAGGTAACTCAGTCTCTTCGTGGCGCATGTACTAAGCGTGTACTGACTATGCTTGAGCGCATGGCGAAAAATGATAACGAAAAGTACCTAGAGTTCTGGAAAGAGTTTGGCCTAGTAATGAAAGAAGGCCCAGCGGAAGACATGGCGAATAAAGAGAAGATCGCTAGCCTGCTTCGTTTCTCATCAACGGAAGTGGACTCGGCTGAACAAACCATCAGCTTAGCGTCTTACGTAGAGCGCATGAAAGAAGGCCAAGATAAAATTTATTACCTAACCGCGGATAGCTACGCTGCTGCTAAGAACAGCCCACACTTGGAGCAATTCAAAGCAAAAGGTATTGAAGTGGTTCTAATGTACGATCGCATTGACGAGTACGTAATGAACTATCTGACTGACTTTGACGGTAAACAGTTCCAATCGATCACTAAAGCGGGCTTAGATCTAAGCAAGTTCGAAGGTGAAGAAGAGAAAGAGAAACAAAAAGAGACAGAAGAAGAGTTCAAGTCTGTTGTTGAGCGCACTCAATCTTACCTAGGTGGTCGTGTTAAAGAAGTTCGTACGACCTTCAAGCTAGCAACAACACCTGCGGTTGTTGTCACTGACGACTTCGAAATGGGCACGCAAATGGCTAAGCTTCTTGAAGCTGCGGGTCAAGCGGCACCGGAAGTTAAGTATATCTTTGAGATTAACCCTGAACACGCACTTGTGAAACAGATGGCTGATGAAGCTGATGAGCAAGCGTTCGGCCGTTGGGTTGAATTACTCCTTGGCCAAGCTATGCTAGCTGAAAAAGGCTCAATGGAAGATCCGTCACAATTCTTGGGTGCAATCAACGAGCTACTAACAAAGCGTTAG
- the adk gene encoding adenylate kinase, which translates to MRIILLGAPGAGKGTQANFIMNKFGIPQISTGDMLRAAIKAGTELGKQAKSVIDAGQLVSDEIILGLIKERIAQDDCEKGFLLDGFPRTIPQADGLKEMGIAVDYVVEFDVADDVIVERMAGRRAHLPSGRTYHNVYNPPKEEGKDDVTGEELVVRDDDKEETVRARLGVYHDQTAPLISYYGKEAEAGNTQYLKFDGTKQVAEVSAELEKALA; encoded by the coding sequence ATGCGCATCATTCTTCTAGGTGCTCCTGGCGCGGGTAAAGGTACTCAAGCTAACTTCATCATGAACAAATTTGGTATCCCTCAAATTTCAACTGGTGACATGCTACGTGCTGCTATCAAAGCGGGTACTGAGCTTGGTAAGCAAGCAAAATCAGTAATCGACGCTGGTCAGCTAGTTTCTGATGAAATTATCCTTGGTCTTATCAAAGAGCGTATCGCTCAAGATGACTGTGAGAAAGGTTTCCTACTAGACGGTTTCCCACGCACAATCCCACAAGCTGATGGCCTAAAAGAAATGGGCATCGCTGTTGATTACGTTGTTGAATTCGACGTAGCTGACGATGTGATTGTTGAGCGTATGGCTGGTCGTCGTGCTCACCTTCCTTCTGGTCGTACATACCACAATGTGTACAACCCACCTAAAGAAGAAGGTAAAGATGACGTAACTGGTGAAGAGCTAGTTGTACGTGATGACGACAAAGAAGAAACAGTTCGTGCACGTCTAGGTGTATACCACGATCAAACAGCTCCGCTAATCTCTTACTACGGTAAAGAAGCTGAAGCAGGTAACACTCAGTACCTTAAGTTTGACGGTACTAAGCAAGTTGCTGAAGTTAGTGCAGAACTTGAGAAAGCACTAGCATAA
- the hemH gene encoding ferrochelatase, giving the protein MENNKKQGVLLVNLGTPDSATPAGVRRFLSEFLHDKRVVNLTRWLWCPILHGVILPIRSPKVAKLYQSVWMDDGSPLLVYSQRQAEKLEKKLEMPVALGMTYGNPSLKTGIEQLMEQGVEDVIVLPLYPQYSGTTTAAVSDGLTKAFKQMPVIPSYRFIRDYYSHPSYAKALAESVRSHWDQNGRADHLVCSFHGIPKRLADEGDIYPQHCEATTKLLAAELGLSEEDITMTYQSRFGREEWLKPYTDETLESLPNKGIKKIDIMAPAFSVDCLETLEEISDQCKETFIEAGGSDFSYIMCLNDRDSHIDMMAELVALHR; this is encoded by the coding sequence ATGGAAAATAATAAAAAGCAGGGCGTTTTACTGGTGAATTTAGGTACGCCAGATTCTGCGACCCCAGCTGGCGTTCGTCGATTTTTGAGTGAGTTCTTGCACGACAAGCGAGTAGTAAACCTAACTCGTTGGCTTTGGTGTCCTATTCTGCATGGGGTGATTCTTCCTATTCGTTCACCTAAGGTTGCGAAGCTATATCAGTCGGTTTGGATGGATGATGGATCACCTTTGCTCGTTTACTCGCAGAGACAAGCGGAAAAGCTAGAGAAAAAATTAGAGATGCCGGTTGCATTGGGAATGACCTATGGTAACCCAAGCCTTAAGACGGGTATCGAACAACTGATGGAGCAGGGCGTTGAAGACGTTATTGTATTGCCTTTGTACCCTCAGTACTCAGGTACAACGACAGCGGCTGTTTCTGATGGCTTAACCAAAGCTTTTAAGCAGATGCCTGTAATCCCAAGCTATCGCTTTATTCGCGATTACTATTCACACCCGAGCTATGCCAAAGCACTGGCTGAAAGCGTTCGCAGTCATTGGGATCAAAATGGCAGAGCTGATCACTTGGTTTGTTCGTTCCACGGCATTCCGAAGCGCTTAGCTGATGAAGGCGATATCTATCCACAGCACTGTGAAGCGACGACAAAACTGCTTGCAGCAGAGCTAGGTTTATCTGAAGAAGACATCACCATGACCTACCAATCTCGATTTGGTCGAGAGGAGTGGCTGAAGCCATACACTGATGAGACGCTTGAATCACTGCCAAACAAAGGCATCAAGAAGATCGATATCATGGCGCCTGCATTCTCGGTGGATTGCTTGGAAACATTGGAAGAGATTTCAGACCAGTGTAAAGAGACTTTCATCGAAGCTGGTGGCTCAGACTTTAGCTACATTATGTGTCTTAACGATAGAGACTCACATATCGACATGATGGCTGAACTGGTAGCGCTTCATCGCTAA